One window of the Mycobacterium xenopi genome contains the following:
- a CDS encoding acetyl/propionyl/methylcrotonyl-CoA carboxylase subunit alpha yields the protein MPSHASSRIAKVLVANRGEIAVRVIRAARDAGLPSVAVYAEPDADAPHVRLADEAFALGGQTSAESYLDFGKLLDAAEKSGANAIHPGYGFLSENADFAQAVIDAGLIWIGPSPQSIRDLGDKVTARHIAARAQAPLVPGTPDPVKDADEVVAFAHEYGVPIAIKAAFGGGGKGLKVARTVEEIPELYESAVREATAAFGRGECFVERYLDKPRHVEAQVLADMHGNVVVAGLRDCSLQRRYQKLVEEAPAPFLTDAQRKEIYEAAKRICREAHYHGAGTVEFLVGQDGLISFLEVNTRLQVEHPITEETAGIDLVLQQFKIANGDKLDITEDPTPRGHAFEFRINGEDAGRNFLPAPGPVTKFNPPSGPGVRLDSGVETGSVVGGQFDPLLAKLIVYGANRQEALARARRALDEFEVEGLATVIPFHRAIVRDPAFIGDENGFSVHTRWIETEWNNTIEPFTGGEPLDEEDARPRQKVVVEVGGRRLEVSLPADLALSNGAGSDPVGVIRRKPKPRKRGALAGAAASGDAVTAPMQGTVVKVAVEEGQEVTAGDLVVVLEAMKMENPVTAHKDGTITGLAVEAGAAITQGTVLAEIK from the coding sequence GCCTAGTCACGCCAGCTCGAGGATCGCCAAGGTCCTGGTCGCCAATCGCGGGGAGATCGCGGTCCGGGTGATCCGCGCGGCCCGGGATGCGGGCCTGCCCAGCGTCGCGGTGTACGCCGAGCCCGACGCCGACGCACCCCACGTGCGGTTGGCCGACGAGGCATTCGCGCTGGGTGGCCAGACGTCGGCGGAGTCCTACCTGGACTTCGGTAAGTTGCTCGACGCTGCCGAGAAGTCCGGCGCCAACGCGATCCATCCCGGCTACGGGTTTCTGTCCGAAAACGCCGACTTCGCGCAGGCCGTCATCGACGCGGGGCTGATCTGGATCGGACCCAGCCCGCAGTCGATCCGCGACCTGGGCGACAAGGTCACCGCCCGCCACATCGCCGCCCGCGCCCAGGCGCCGCTGGTGCCCGGCACCCCCGACCCGGTCAAGGACGCCGACGAGGTGGTGGCTTTCGCCCACGAGTACGGCGTGCCGATCGCGATCAAGGCCGCGTTCGGCGGCGGCGGCAAGGGCCTGAAGGTGGCCCGCACCGTCGAGGAGATTCCCGAGCTGTACGAGTCCGCGGTCCGTGAGGCGACGGCTGCGTTCGGCCGCGGCGAGTGCTTCGTGGAGCGCTACCTGGACAAGCCGCGTCACGTCGAGGCCCAGGTGCTCGCCGACATGCACGGCAACGTGGTGGTGGCCGGCTTGCGCGACTGCTCGCTGCAGCGCCGCTATCAAAAGCTGGTCGAGGAGGCGCCGGCGCCGTTTCTGACCGACGCGCAACGCAAAGAGATCTACGAGGCAGCCAAGCGCATCTGCCGGGAAGCCCACTATCACGGCGCCGGCACCGTGGAGTTCCTGGTCGGACAGGACGGACTGATCTCGTTCCTGGAGGTCAACACCCGGCTGCAGGTGGAGCACCCGATCACCGAGGAGACCGCCGGCATCGACCTGGTGTTGCAGCAGTTCAAGATCGCCAACGGCGACAAGCTCGACATCACCGAGGACCCCACGCCGCGCGGGCATGCCTTCGAGTTCCGGATCAACGGCGAGGACGCCGGGCGCAACTTCCTGCCCGCGCCGGGACCGGTGACCAAGTTCAACCCGCCGTCCGGGCCGGGTGTGCGACTGGACTCCGGCGTGGAGACCGGTTCGGTGGTCGGCGGGCAGTTCGACCCGCTGCTGGCCAAACTGATCGTCTACGGCGCCAACCGCCAAGAAGCGCTGGCCCGTGCCCGGCGCGCGCTTGACGAGTTCGAGGTCGAGGGCCTGGCCACGGTGATCCCGTTCCACCGGGCCATCGTGCGCGACCCGGCGTTCATCGGCGACGAGAACGGTTTTTCGGTGCACACCCGCTGGATCGAAACCGAGTGGAACAACACCATCGAGCCGTTCACCGGCGGCGAACCACTCGACGAGGAGGACGCCCGCCCGCGCCAGAAGGTCGTCGTCGAGGTGGGCGGTCGCCGCCTGGAGGTGTCGCTACCGGCCGACTTGGCGCTGTCCAACGGCGCCGGTTCCGACCCGGTCGGTGTTATCCGGCGCAAACCCAAGCCCCGCAAGCGCGGCGCGCTCGCGGGCGCCGCGGCCTCCGGTGACGCGGTGACCGCCCCCATGCAGGGCACCGTGGTCAAGGTCGCCGTCGAAGAGGGCCAGGAGGTCACCGCCGGCGACCTGGTCGTGGTGCTGGAGGCGATGAAAATGGAGAACCCGGTCACCGCCCACAAAGACGGCACCATCACCGGTCTGGCTGTCGAGGCCGGCGCCGCGATCACCCAAGGCACGGTGTTGGCCGAGATCAAATAG
- a CDS encoding STAS domain-containing protein has product MSVVRTAGFAGAALGVDTAFPSQPWESRTARFTAHWGPSAVAVVAHGELDAANASQLADYVQQCAAFSKLVILDLRGVEFFGTAGFSTLHTINVRCARADVQWAVVPSRAVSRVLRICDPEHALPIADSADVMLVDQREPRRLLQLVSQSR; this is encoded by the coding sequence ATGTCTGTCGTGAGAACCGCGGGATTTGCGGGCGCAGCCCTCGGCGTGGACACCGCATTTCCGTCGCAACCCTGGGAAAGCCGCACCGCACGTTTCACCGCCCATTGGGGGCCGTCGGCCGTGGCGGTCGTCGCGCACGGCGAGCTCGACGCCGCCAATGCCAGTCAGCTCGCGGATTATGTGCAGCAGTGCGCCGCTTTCTCCAAGCTCGTGATCTTAGATCTCAGAGGCGTGGAATTCTTTGGGACAGCTGGCTTTTCGACGCTACACACGATCAACGTGAGATGCGCCCGCGCCGATGTGCAGTGGGCGGTAGTGCCTAGCCGCGCGGTCTCGCGGGTGCTGCGGATCTGCGACCCTGAGCACGCGTTGCCGATCGCCGACTCGGCGGATGTGATGCTGGTCGACCAGCGCGAGCCGCGGCGCCTACTCCAACTGGTCTCGCAGTCGCGCTAG
- a CDS encoding RNA polymerase sigma factor SigF has product MTARAVGSSGSRPNEYADVPDMFRELASLPPHSPEIQRQRDKIVERCLPLADHIARRFEGRGEPRDDLVQVARVGLVNAVVRFDVDAGSDFVSFAVPTIMGEVRRHFRDNSWSVKVPRRLKELHLRLGAATADLSQRLGRAPTATELADELDMDRTEIVEGLVAGSSYNTLSIDSGGNNTDDDARAISDTLGDVDAGLERIENREALRPLLDALPERERTVLVLRFFESMTQTQIAERVGISQMHVSRLLAKSLARLRDQLE; this is encoded by the coding sequence GTGACAGCGCGAGCTGTCGGCAGTTCTGGCTCACGACCAAATGAGTATGCCGACGTTCCGGACATGTTCCGCGAGTTGGCTAGCCTCCCGCCCCACTCGCCGGAAATTCAGCGGCAGCGCGACAAGATTGTGGAGCGTTGCCTGCCACTGGCCGATCACATCGCCCGCAGGTTCGAGGGCCGCGGCGAACCGCGTGACGACCTGGTGCAGGTAGCCCGGGTCGGACTGGTCAACGCGGTCGTCCGCTTCGACGTCGACGCCGGCTCGGACTTCGTCTCGTTCGCGGTGCCCACGATCATGGGGGAGGTCCGGCGGCACTTTCGCGACAACAGCTGGTCGGTCAAGGTGCCACGGCGTCTGAAAGAACTGCACCTGCGGCTCGGCGCGGCCACCGCCGACTTGTCGCAACGGCTGGGCCGCGCGCCCACCGCTACCGAGCTCGCCGACGAACTTGACATGGACCGCACCGAGATCGTCGAGGGGCTGGTTGCCGGCAGTTCCTACAACACGCTGTCGATCGATAGCGGCGGCAACAATACCGACGACGACGCCCGCGCTATCTCCGACACTCTCGGTGATGTGGACGCCGGTCTGGAGCGCATTGAAAACCGTGAAGCGTTACGTCCGCTGCTAGATGCGCTGCCGGAGCGAGAACGAACGGTGTTGGTGCTCAGGTTTTTCGAGTCAATGACACAGACGCAAATCGCCGAGCGGGTCGGCATCTCGCAGATGCATGTGTCGCGGCTGCTGGCGAAGTCGCTAGCGCGACTGCGAGACCAGTTGGAGTAG
- a CDS encoding ATP-binding protein produces the protein MTDAQARGEKQQRGDRAVELRVAARLENLAVLRTLVGAVGTFEDLDFDAVADLRLAVDEVCTRLIRSATPDATLVVVVDPRDDELVVEASATCQTYDVLAPGSFSWHVLTSLTDGVQTFRDGSQPEGPGVFGIKLTTRRAGSAR, from the coding sequence ATGACCGATGCCCAAGCGCGTGGTGAAAAGCAGCAACGAGGTGACCGCGCCGTCGAGCTCCGGGTCGCCGCGCGGCTGGAGAATCTGGCCGTCCTGCGCACCCTTGTCGGGGCGGTCGGCACGTTCGAAGACCTTGATTTCGACGCCGTGGCCGATCTGCGGCTGGCGGTCGACGAGGTGTGTACCAGGCTGATCCGTTCGGCCACACCGGATGCAACATTGGTGGTGGTGGTCGACCCGCGAGACGACGAGCTCGTGGTGGAGGCGTCGGCCACGTGCCAGACCTACGACGTGCTCGCACCCGGCAGCTTCAGCTGGCACGTCCTGACGTCGCTTACCGACGGCGTTCAGACTTTCCGCGACGGCAGCCAGCCCGAGGGCCCCGGCGTGTTCGGGATCAAGCTGACCACGCGACGGGCAGGCTCCGCCAGGTGA
- a CDS encoding phage holin family protein, which translates to MSRVLLRAVVLLGAWATGLLVAAWVVPNVSLSVSGFVVAVAVFSVAQAILSWWIFKLPRAYASLLLGGVGLALTLIALSLASTFTHGFSIRGAASWVAATLVVWLVTTLGAILLPEVLVRDQVSFATRMGPPVGQQLGTTCLAHWR; encoded by the coding sequence ATGAGCCGAGTCCTGCTGCGAGCGGTGGTGCTTTTGGGAGCGTGGGCGACGGGATTGCTGGTAGCGGCGTGGGTGGTTCCGAACGTGTCGTTGTCGGTGTCAGGATTCGTCGTTGCGGTAGCGGTGTTTTCGGTCGCGCAGGCGATTCTGTCGTGGTGGATCTTCAAATTGCCGCGCGCGTATGCGTCTTTGCTCCTGGGCGGCGTCGGCCTGGCATTGACTCTCATCGCTTTGAGCCTCGCCTCGACATTCACCCACGGGTTTAGCATCCGGGGCGCGGCATCCTGGGTTGCGGCGACGCTGGTGGTGTGGCTTGTGACGACGCTCGGAGCGATTTTGCTGCCCGAGGTGCTTGTCCGCGACCAGGTGTCATTTGCCACGAGGATGGGACCACCGGTTGGCCAGCAACTAGGGACCACCTGTTTGGCTCACTGGCGATGA
- the istB gene encoding IS21-like element helper ATPase IstB gives MATKPVVTDPISTDLKRVMRQLKLGRMLDTLPERLTLAHQRHLSHAAFLELILADEATRRDNSSAARRAREAGLDATMRLDSWDDSAAVSYDRTLWTDLTSLRFLDGPHGALLLGPVGVGKTHLATTLGHIAVRRRIPTLMLRADAMFKRLKASRLDNSTEAEMRRLAQVRLLIIDDFALQPMDATATADFYELVVARHQRGSTVLTSNRSPDEWLAVMTDPLLAQSAVDRVTSTAHELIIEGQSYRRRQKPSVDTRPNDRRSSPVSQTGGP, from the coding sequence ATGGCGACCAAACCTGTTGTCACCGACCCGATCTCGACTGACCTCAAGCGAGTGATGCGCCAACTCAAACTTGGGCGGATGCTCGACACCCTGCCCGAGCGGCTCACCTTGGCTCACCAGCGGCACCTGTCACACGCGGCTTTTTTGGAGCTGATCCTCGCCGATGAGGCCACCCGCCGCGACAACAGCTCAGCCGCCCGCCGCGCCCGCGAGGCCGGCCTGGATGCGACCATGCGCCTGGATTCCTGGGACGATTCGGCCGCCGTCAGCTACGACCGCACCCTGTGGACCGACTTGACCAGCCTGCGGTTTCTCGACGGCCCCCACGGCGCTCTGCTGCTGGGACCGGTCGGGGTAGGCAAAACGCATCTGGCCACCACACTCGGACACATCGCCGTGCGGCGACGCATCCCCACCCTGATGTTGCGTGCTGATGCAATGTTCAAGCGGCTCAAAGCATCCCGACTCGACAACAGCACCGAAGCCGAGATGCGCCGCCTGGCTCAAGTCCGGCTGCTGATCATCGACGACTTCGCCCTGCAGCCGATGGACGCTACCGCGACCGCCGACTTCTACGAGCTTGTCGTGGCCCGCCACCAGCGAGGCTCCACCGTGCTGACCTCCAACCGCAGCCCTGACGAATGGCTGGCCGTCATGACCGACCCCCTGCTGGCCCAATCCGCTGTCGACAGGGTCACCTCAACAGCGCATGAACTCATCATCGAAGGACAGTCCTACCGGCGCCGCCAAAAGCCCTCAGTTGACACCAGGCCGAACGACCGCCGATCATCGCCAGTGAGCCAAACAGGTGGTCCCTAG
- the istA gene encoding IS21 family transposase, translated as MAALAGVDRKTARSYTNAAALAGLDRGGALDQLTDELIGAVIEAVRPDRPDGHGQVWEVLRANHDQIVKWVEEGLTVVKICDLLERRGTAVPQRTLHRYCTQCTEYRGRRSAGTVPVVDGEPGVECQIDFGRMGKIFDAESGRNRVVHALIFTAVYSRHMFVWLTFNQTLEAIVAGCEAAWQFFGGVFKVLIPDNMTPIVPKADSTDPQFSVGWTEYSQVRGFFTDPARVRHPQDKPRVERMVQYVRGNFFAGEDFADLADAQARAQVWCAGKAGQRIHGTTCQRPAVVFAEREAALLLPAPAAVYQVPIYAEAKVHRDYHIQVDRALYSIPEHLRGQTVSVRADGELVKAFHGGKLVKTHPRQPAGGRCTDPADLPADKTGYAMRDLTRLIATAAATGLISASTPNVCSITSCRGHACARCTGCWGWSNATARPR; from the coding sequence GTGGCTGCGTTGGCCGGGGTGGATCGTAAGACCGCACGCAGCTATACGAATGCGGCGGCGCTGGCCGGGTTGGACCGCGGTGGTGCTCTTGATCAGCTCACCGATGAGCTGATCGGCGCGGTGATCGAGGCGGTGCGGCCGGACCGGCCGGATGGCCACGGCCAAGTGTGGGAAGTGTTGCGCGCCAATCACGATCAGATCGTCAAGTGGGTGGAAGAGGGCCTGACGGTGGTCAAGATCTGTGACCTGTTGGAGCGGCGCGGCACGGCGGTGCCCCAGCGGACGTTGCACCGGTACTGCACGCAGTGCACCGAGTACCGGGGCCGTCGCAGCGCTGGCACGGTGCCGGTGGTCGATGGTGAGCCCGGCGTGGAGTGCCAGATCGACTTCGGCCGGATGGGCAAGATCTTTGATGCCGAATCGGGGCGCAACCGAGTGGTGCACGCGCTGATCTTCACCGCGGTGTATTCGAGGCACATGTTCGTGTGGCTGACGTTTAACCAGACGCTGGAGGCGATTGTCGCCGGCTGCGAGGCGGCCTGGCAGTTCTTTGGCGGTGTCTTCAAGGTGTTGATCCCTGATAACATGACACCGATTGTGCCCAAGGCAGATTCGACCGATCCGCAGTTCAGTGTGGGTTGGACGGAGTACTCGCAGGTCCGTGGATTCTTCACCGATCCGGCCCGGGTTCGTCACCCCCAGGACAAGCCGCGGGTGGAACGTATGGTCCAGTACGTGCGGGGCAACTTCTTCGCCGGCGAAGACTTCGCCGACCTCGCCGACGCTCAGGCCCGAGCCCAGGTGTGGTGTGCCGGCAAGGCCGGCCAGCGCATCCACGGCACCACCTGTCAACGCCCGGCGGTGGTGTTCGCCGAGCGCGAGGCCGCACTGCTGCTGCCCGCCCCAGCAGCGGTCTACCAGGTGCCGATCTACGCTGAAGCCAAGGTGCACCGCGACTACCACATTCAAGTCGATCGGGCATTGTATTCAATCCCCGAACACCTTCGCGGGCAGACCGTTTCGGTGCGCGCCGACGGCGAGTTGGTCAAGGCGTTCCACGGCGGAAAGCTGGTCAAGACTCATCCCCGCCAGCCCGCCGGCGGACGTTGCACCGACCCGGCTGATCTGCCCGCTGACAAGACCGGCTACGCGATGCGGGACCTGACCCGGCTGATCGCCACCGCGGCGGCCACGGGGCTGATATCGGCATCTACGCCGAACGTCTGCTCGATCACCAGCTGCCGTGGACACGCATGCGCCAGGTGTACCGGTTGTTGGGGCTGGTCAAACGCTACGGCGCGGCCCCGGTGA
- the usfY gene encoding protein UsfY → MGDRHHDPTDYFRTTQPHAGITMKDNLFWPGHILLVVAIFGVVSTVAAAAYGHYEWLATTGLVAALGTINGALWLILERRRVIRIDEQWRAAHSDSPTGQRVA, encoded by the coding sequence GTGGGAGACAGGCATCACGATCCGACGGATTATTTCCGGACCACCCAGCCGCATGCCGGGATCACCATGAAAGACAACCTGTTTTGGCCCGGGCACATCTTGCTGGTCGTCGCGATATTCGGGGTGGTCAGCACGGTGGCCGCCGCCGCGTACGGGCATTACGAGTGGCTCGCCACCACCGGGCTTGTCGCCGCGCTCGGAACCATCAACGGAGCGCTGTGGCTGATCTTGGAGCGTCGCCGGGTGATCCGCATCGACGAGCAATGGCGGGCTGCGCACTCCGATAGCCCGACCGGCCAGCGCGTCGCCTGA
- the lat gene encoding L-lysine 6-transaminase has translation MTVLARTGQPLAPDRVHEVLARSILVDGFDFVLDLRRSAGSYLVDARDGRRYLDMFTFVASSALGMNHPALADDDVFRAELAEAALNKPSNSEVYSVPMARFVETFNRVLGDPALPHLFFIEGGALAVENALKVAFDWKSRHNQARGVDPALGTRVLHLRGAFHGRSGYTLSLTNTEPVNVARFPKFEWPRIDAPFIRPGADMDALESESLRQARAAFEAHPHDIACFIAEPIQGEGGDRHFRPQFFAAMRELCDEYDALLIFDEVQTGCGLTGTPWAYQQFGVVPDVVAFGKKTQVCGVMAGRRVDEIADNVFNVPRRLNSTWGGNLVDMVRARRILEVIEADGLIARAAEYGRYLRARLDELAAEFPGLVLDVRGRGLMCAFSLPTTTDRDELIRRLWQRRVIVLPSGSDSVRFRPALTVSRAEIDEAAEAVRHAVEDLA, from the coding sequence ATGACTGTTCTGGCGCGTACCGGTCAGCCTCTTGCACCCGACCGCGTCCACGAGGTGCTGGCCCGCAGCATCCTGGTCGACGGCTTCGATTTCGTGCTGGACTTGCGCCGCTCCGCCGGCTCGTATCTAGTCGACGCCCGCGACGGACGGCGCTATCTCGACATGTTCACCTTCGTTGCGTCGTCGGCGCTGGGCATGAACCATCCGGCGCTGGCCGACGACGACGTGTTCCGTGCCGAACTGGCCGAGGCCGCGCTGAACAAACCCAGCAATTCCGAGGTGTACTCGGTGCCGATGGCCCGCTTCGTCGAGACGTTCAACCGGGTGCTGGGTGATCCGGCGCTGCCGCACTTGTTCTTCATCGAGGGCGGTGCGCTCGCGGTCGAGAACGCGCTCAAGGTCGCGTTCGACTGGAAGAGCCGACACAACCAGGCCCGCGGCGTCGACCCGGCGCTGGGTACTCGGGTGCTGCACCTGCGCGGGGCGTTCCACGGCCGCAGCGGCTACACGCTGTCGCTAACCAATACGGAACCAGTCAACGTGGCCCGTTTCCCGAAGTTCGAGTGGCCACGGATAGATGCGCCGTTCATTCGCCCCGGCGCCGACATGGACGCGCTGGAATCCGAATCCCTGCGCCAGGCCCGGGCGGCGTTCGAGGCCCACCCGCACGACATCGCGTGCTTTATCGCCGAACCGATCCAGGGCGAAGGCGGCGACCGGCATTTTCGGCCGCAGTTTTTCGCAGCGATGCGCGAGCTGTGCGACGAATACGACGCGTTGCTGATCTTCGATGAAGTCCAGACGGGTTGCGGGCTGACCGGAACTCCTTGGGCCTACCAGCAATTCGGCGTTGTCCCCGATGTGGTGGCATTCGGCAAGAAGACGCAGGTGTGCGGGGTGATGGCCGGGCGGCGGGTCGACGAGATCGCGGACAACGTGTTCAACGTGCCCCGGCGGCTCAACTCGACATGGGGGGGCAACCTCGTCGACATGGTCAGGGCGCGGCGCATCCTGGAAGTGATCGAAGCCGACGGCCTGATCGCGCGCGCTGCCGAATACGGCCGCTACTTGCGGGCCCGGCTCGACGAGCTGGCCGCCGAGTTTCCCGGACTGGTCCTCGACGTTCGCGGTCGCGGCCTGATGTGCGCGTTCAGCCTGCCGACCACCACCGACCGCGACGAGTTGATCCGGCGGTTGTGGCAACGCAGGGTGATCGTGTTGCCCAGCGGTTCCGACAGTGTGCGTTTCCGCCCGGCGCTGACGGTGTCGCGCGCCGAGATCGATGAGGCGGCCGAGGCCGTGCGCCACGCGGTGGAGGACCTCGCGTGA
- a CDS encoding Lrp/AsnC family transcriptional regulator: MGDTLDDIDRTLVRQLVANGRATLAELAASAGLSISAVQSRVRRLESRGVVTGYSARINPEAVGNMLSAFVAITPLDPSQPDDAPARLEHIAEIESCHSVAGEESYILLVRVESARALEDLLQRIRTTANVRTRSTIILRTFYSGREFVP; the protein is encoded by the coding sequence ATGGGTGACACGCTCGACGACATCGACCGGACTCTCGTGCGCCAGCTTGTCGCCAACGGACGCGCGACCCTCGCCGAGCTGGCCGCCAGCGCCGGCTTGTCGATATCGGCGGTGCAATCCCGGGTGCGCCGGCTGGAGTCCCGCGGCGTGGTGACCGGGTATTCGGCGCGGATCAATCCCGAGGCGGTGGGCAACATGCTGTCGGCGTTCGTGGCCATCACCCCTCTCGATCCCTCACAACCCGATGATGCGCCGGCCCGGCTCGAGCACATCGCCGAAATCGAGTCCTGTCATTCGGTGGCCGGGGAGGAAAGCTACATCCTGTTAGTGCGCGTGGAGTCCGCGCGGGCGCTCGAAGACCTACTGCAACGGATTCGGACGACGGCGAACGTCCGGACCCGGAGCACGATCATTTTACGGACGTTTTACAGTGGTCGCGAGTTCGTGCCGTAA
- a CDS encoding VOC family protein — protein MSRAKKLETWQLRAKFAAALSAMYGAEVPAYTTLVEVSAQVNRDCLAHRPGAERLGSLARVTAERHGAIRVGSPAELAAVADLFAAFGMVPVGYYDLRTAASPIPVISTAFRPIDAEELARNPFRVFTSMLATRDRRFFDAGLRRRVEAFLARRQLFDPALIARARAVAADGGCDAADEADEFVGRAVAAFALSREPIDRAWYDELSQVSAVAADIAGVASTHINHLTPRVLDIDELYRRMTARGVTMIDAIQGPPCTDGPAVLLRQTSFRALAEPRRFRLADGTIRKGTLRVRFGEVEARGVALTPKGRQRYDAAMAAADPAQVWLDYFPSTDAEMAAQGLAYYRGGDPSKPVVYEDFLPASAAGIFRSNLDSDAEAAQVADDSQYSVEWLAGAIDRAIYDPYALYEAHAQEGAA, from the coding sequence ATGAGCCGGGCGAAAAAGTTGGAAACCTGGCAGCTGCGGGCCAAATTCGCCGCCGCACTGTCGGCGATGTATGGCGCCGAGGTTCCCGCGTACACCACGCTGGTCGAGGTAAGCGCGCAGGTCAACCGTGACTGCCTGGCACATCGCCCGGGCGCCGAGCGGCTCGGTTCTTTGGCGCGGGTCACCGCGGAGCGGCACGGCGCGATCCGGGTGGGCAGTCCAGCCGAACTGGCCGCGGTCGCCGACCTGTTCGCGGCGTTCGGCATGGTCCCGGTCGGTTACTACGACCTGCGCACCGCGGCGTCGCCAATTCCGGTGATCTCCACTGCTTTTCGTCCGATCGACGCCGAGGAGTTGGCCCGCAACCCGTTTCGGGTGTTCACGTCCATGCTGGCGACGCGCGATCGCCGATTCTTCGACGCCGGCCTGCGCCGCCGGGTGGAAGCCTTTCTGGCGCGCCGTCAATTGTTCGACCCGGCATTGATCGCGCGGGCCCGGGCGGTCGCGGCGGACGGGGGTTGCGACGCCGCCGACGAGGCCGACGAGTTCGTCGGTCGGGCTGTTGCGGCGTTCGCGCTGTCGCGCGAGCCGATCGACCGTGCCTGGTATGACGAGCTCTCCCAGGTGTCCGCGGTGGCTGCCGATATCGCGGGCGTCGCCTCCACCCACATCAACCACCTGACCCCGCGGGTGCTCGACATCGATGAGCTGTATCGCCGGATGACCGCTCGCGGCGTCACCATGATCGATGCCATCCAGGGACCGCCCTGCACCGACGGTCCCGCTGTGCTGTTGCGGCAGACTTCTTTTCGCGCACTTGCCGAGCCACGCCGGTTTCGTCTGGCCGACGGGACCATCAGAAAGGGAACGCTACGGGTGCGGTTCGGTGAGGTGGAGGCGCGTGGTGTGGCGCTGACGCCCAAGGGTCGGCAACGCTATGACGCGGCGATGGCAGCGGCCGATCCGGCACAGGTGTGGCTGGACTATTTCCCGTCCACGGATGCCGAAATGGCAGCCCAAGGGCTGGCCTACTACCGCGGCGGTGATCCGTCGAAACCCGTTGTCTACGAGGACTTCTTGCCGGCCTCAGCCGCTGGGATCTTTCGGTCTAATCTGGACAGCGACGCCGAGGCCGCTCAAGTCGCCGACGATTCGCAATACAGCGTGGAATGGCTGGCCGGGGCGATCGACCGGGCCATCTATGACCCGTACGCACTGTATGAAGCACATGCCCAGGAGGGGGCCGCATGA